aatgaaaacagccgcagcacgagcacaccatccacagtaaagcaagcaaccgtcccggacacattttcgaactgtgtgccttatgatcagaatggggcgcggtggaaggcaatcacagatgctatcgcgatgtttattgcaaaagacatggtgcccatACATACGGTGGCAAAGTcgggattttttttcctattttgtcagttttatcAAAAAGGacgtaattttatttatttttttgagggggcatttatttattttttttttgaagtttgAGGGTGCATTGTGTCAGTTTGAAATGAAGCTatgttggagaaagctttctaaaaGTTACTGTACTGTATGTTCTCACTGTTTACAATGGCATGGTCTGCCATCTCACCTACAAGCTtgcttgttttttggcttctggttgcactttaaccccaaaggggaaatttaagtgaaaacaaaataaaggtaaaacttttgaaccatttctttgcaTCCGTAGTTtgattttctgtgtgtgtgtgtgtggggggggggggggggggggggggggggggggaattaaaataaaaaattggattttttgtgaaaaaattcgaagatttttttttttaggccatatcaCCCAGCTCTAATCCCACTAGATATATCTACAGTATATTAATTGTTAAAAACACACTTTAGAGCGAGTAATGCGCTCCAGTATTAGCGGTTTAGTGTTACTGTAAAAAAGTAGGATATGTACATTCATATGACCCAACACTGATTTCACCAAACacacttaaaggggtaccaaatataatatatacagttgctgatgtgacaaagtaacgtattcttaagtattctatcaaatttatgtactagaaaacaacgaaatatcttggtaattgtaaatataatactttatacgctaaaccgcacaagagtcgccatttttaaaagaccgtgacgtcagcgttacccactgcactagcggaactctccgaaatagaggagataagcgtgtaatcatggcgtcgggcgcatcaagtgaaagcgacagctctgtcgaatcgtacgaagagatcccgcaagacacactgcaagcaggctatggcttagaagggtaccagtttgaacctaggagaggtactctcgactccggtgatgaaataagagaagaaagcacggatgacggcgaggatgagactgatgctgaccatgggcatggcgagcgtggggcagagcgtctgcgtgcaggtgatacggtgtggtgctcgtgcggaaaatgtaacgtggagttgctcacgagtccagcagaatttatttgctgcaatgagataggcgccacccgtggacttgcgaaatcgtcgcaagaggcagaaacaggtatttcacacgtgctattcccaacctcaatgagccaacacaactgggcacatacatacgtcatgtgtgttacgcagagaaaatgaacgtgcattctgattggataaaattaatatcatgacgggctgttcaaactgcggaaatagtttgctcgagctactttcaaaacactataactttccaaccttagaacaaaaaacttttgtaagtcttgaataaggttcgttaatgtgtgttttattgttatatttactctatatattgccctctgttcccctttaagtgcaCGAGGCTGTCTTTTACATACATCTGTGCAAAATTTGTCGAAAAATCCCTTGCAGGTTCCCAAAGTTACCAAACAAACTATAaattggagggaaaaaaaaaattccgttttcACCTTCTTGACCCGGGTTGCCAAGTCCTGCACAAATAATTTCCGCAGGTTATGGAGAGTCTGCAGCTCTTTAGCCTGGAGAGAATAATGGAAAAAGTagactgagcacacacacacacacacacacacacacacacacacacacacacacacacacacacaccaccctcaTATATAACCTGAAATTCTCACATCAATGAAAAGAAATGACTCACAACTGTCTCCTCCAGGCCCTTGAGGTCTTGTCTGGCCTGCTCCCTTCTGTCCTGCATAActctgttctcacacacacacaggccatgaAAGATTGTACTCAAAACACCATCAATAGCACGGATAAAAATAAATTAGCTTCTACACAAAGGAAGGCAACATTCAAAACCCCAATCAGATGACTGGTGTGTGACGAGCACATACGTAAGCTCATGCAGCTTGCGGCTCTTTTCCTGGTCCATAGATTTGAGCTTCTCATGTTCCACCCGGAGACGCTCCTGTTCCAACATGATCTTCTGGTTCATACTGTATACAAAACACAGACAGAACGCGAGAGGATTAGAATATGACAAGGGTTTGTAATCCATTTTTTTCATCTGTAGGACACTGGGTGTCTTACTCCTGTAGTTCAGTAATGAGTTTCTCCTTAATCTCAAGTTCATCTCTCAGGCTGCTAAGCTGCTTCTGATGAGCCTCCCTGTGGTTCTGGATCTGCTGCTCCACCGCAGCCTAAACACACACATTATACCTCCTTTTATTATTGACATCCAAACACCATCACTTTCATATAAATAACATCTGGCATCAAAAAGCATCAACAAATGAGATTTAGATGTTGAGCAGCAAGATTTATGTTTGCCTTATAATGTAAACTGAAATTAGCAAAGGATTAGGAGAAAGCATGATTAGCTGATCAACATGCGCTCTGAAAATAACATGGAAAATGGCAGTTAAGCCCAATCACACCTGATTGGAGCACATGTTGCTGCAATTTGGGGGTGGGGTTGTTTCACGGCACAATATACTGTAGTACCAGACACTTGCAGAATCGATGTTCAGGTGCCCTGAAGCTATTCTGGTGCTTCATGGTGGCCCCAAACCATGTTTATTTCTTTAATCTGTCAATCTTTATACAGCTCTTTAGtacaaatacagaggtgattataggaaatagcATGTGCTGAATGGTCAAGAGATTCTGACCATTTCTCGAGCATCACCTCAACAAAAGGGCAGCCAATcttttcgtcaccgtaagtgaggaagaattacaaattatgaaagaaattgctgtttctaaaagcactaaagatgctatgaggtTCGGTTTAAAAACTATTCAAagataaggtggaattgtgatttattttatccatttcaaaacaaaaagtATTTTACGTGACTCACATATAGAAACGACCAGGCCCGTGAGCATTACATATGCATGCTGCTTTAGAAGATTGAaattattctttaaaaaaaaaagattttatttattttaaaaaaaaaagtcacctgtgtatttatactcgaaCACTTATCCACCCCAGGCTCAGCAaataccgatattcacttcaccttcagcgaataattgttaaatatgtaCAGTTACTTTGCAAATATTACTTCTAAAATACATCTATGATTATTCTAATATCCATCAGCTGAATTCTTAGTCATGAAACTAAATGTTGGCACACCAGAAATTCAAACGTACACTTATTGTATACGTATTCTCCGAAAATAATTTCTGTATTTTCTCTCAATTTTCCAAGAGATGCTCCGAGTCTAATTCCTTTCTTGGCTTCCTGTCTTTAAATCACATTTCCGTAGCTCGACTGATTGATGAAAGCTTTTAAAAAGTGTGTTGTGAATGCACACAACCCTGACTCAGCCTGTCTGGCAGTGGGTTTATCTAACTAACCTGCTTTCCACAGGCACAGTACTTTTCTAATTCATCACAAAATTCAATATTAGGTTACTTTGCGCTCTCGTCCTGGAAGCGTGCCCAGTACAGTGTGGTAGGAAATATTTAGTTCAAATAAATAAAGTGGTAGGACAAATTAACAAAAACAGGGAAAAACTATAACACTTGAAGGAAAATGGTCtgcaacccaaactgagtggcttTAAATTCTAATAAGCAGATAATATTTTGATGTTCATCATTTACCCCTCCCTTCCCTGAGAGTCCAGGACTATGCGTATCCTGCCTGAATATACTGTCTTATGGTGACGTAAACCCAACTTTACATATGAAAGCAGAAGTTGTTCTCTGGAACAGATGGTAAttcgacaggcaggcaggcagacagaggatTTTACATGAAGCAATCGAAGAACAAGCTAAACAGTGACAAAATCATTGCTGTGgatcaataaaaaaaaccctttagaattttctatatttctgcataaacatgacccaaaacatcagattttcacacaagtcctaaaagtagataaagagaacccagttaaacaaatgagacaaaaatattatacttggtcatttatttattgaggaaaatgatccaatattacatatctgtgagtggcaaaagtatgtgaacctcgaggattagcagttcatttgaaggtgaaattagagtcaggtgttttcaatcaatgggatgacaggtgtgactgggcaccctgttttatttaaagaacagggatctatcaaagtctgatcttcacaacacgtttgtggaagtgtatcaaggcacgaacaaaggagatttctgaggacctcagaaaaagcgttgttgatgctcatcaggctggaaaaggttacaaaaccatctctaaagagtttggactccaccaatccagtcagacagattgtgtacaaatggaggaaattcaagaccattgttaccctccccaggagtggtcaaccaacaaggatcactccaagagcaaagcatgtaatagtcggcaaggtcacagaggaccccagggtaacttctaaagcaactgaaggcctctctcacattggctaatgttaatgttcatgagtccaccatcaggagaacactgaacaacaatgggatgcatggcagagttgcaaggagaaagccactgctctccaaaaagaacattgctgctcgtctgcagtttgctaaagatcatgtggacaagccagaaggctactggaaaaatgttttgtggtcgGATGAgacccaaaatagaactttttggtttaaatgagaagcgttatgtttggagaaaggaaaaacactgcattccagcacaagaaccttatcccatcgtggtggtagtatcatggtttgggcctgttttgctgtatctgggccaggacggtttgccatcattgatggaacaactaattctgaattataccagcaaattctaaaggaaaatgtcaggacatctgtccatgaactgaatctcaagagaaggtgggtcatgcagcaagacaacgagcctaagcacacaagtcgttctaccaaagaatggttaaagaagaataaagttaatgttttggaatggccaagtcaaagtcctgaccttaatccaatcgaaatgtcgtggaaggacctgaagcgagcagttcatgtgaggaaacccaccaacatcccagagttgaagctgttctgtacggaggaatgggctcctccaagccggtgtgcaggactgatcaacatttagttgcagttattgctgcacaagggggtcacaccagatactgaaagcaaaggttcacatacttttgccactcacagatatgtaatattggaccattttcctcaataaataaatgaccaagtataatatttttgtctcatttgtttaactgggttctctttatctacttttaggacttgtgtgaaaatctgatgatcttttaggtcatattgatgcagaaatacagaaaactctaaagggttcacaaactttcaagcaccactgtatcaatcACTTCcaacataaaacaaaaaaaacctaattccTCTGATTAAAATGGTTTATTAGAAGTCTGAACATGTCCAACTACAAACTTGGAATCTTTCAACATTTTGGTTGATTACATAACCAAAactaatttttttccccccaaaatgaTATCCATGAGTTTTAACTTTTTTTCCAAATCGTTATAACTCCAGGAACTCAGTTTTGCCTTATTAACGATTGTGTCTTCACCTGCTGTAACAAAAGTCTATGTTCCAACCTTGCAGGACATAATAAATCAGTATGAGTGTAGGTAATATCGGAGTTCCTCACTGGATGTCCAACCTCAcaaaaaggaccaccccgtccttTCTTTTCTCTTCATTACCCACTTTTCCCCCCAATGACGTTTAAGAGTTATCGCCAGCAGATGAAGCAAAGCCCTGTCCTGCTCAGTTTTGACAGGCTTGTTATAAAATTTGCAAAAATTCATGGccaaatcttcaggagtcagctTGTCTGCATGGCATAGCTGTGAGTTACGAGCTGCAGCGTGTGTACAGGCTACTGCTGGAAACAGTCCGCCACCAGAATGGcaaattttcttctttttttttcccttttatggTTGTGTTTAATCTACGCTTTCTAACACCTGGCGAGAGCATCACCTGCTTGTCAGAGCCATCGAAATTATTCATTTTGTATATGAAATCCAAGTCCAAAAACCCATGGTGAAATTCCTAAAGCGTGGGTGCCGCCATGTTGGATATTGATTAgcacactgattggtcgagaggcgCTATCGTGGTTTGCGGAAAAACAGGAATGGCACTTATCGCGATATGAAACGAAACTATGATTAGGAGTGTTAAATACATGGGGATTTATCGTGATTTGGTAAAAAAAGAAAGACGGAATAGCAAATGGGGATCGGATCTTGATATGTTGGCACTGCTAAGTCATGTTTTTCAAATCTCGAGCTTATcgcattttggaaaagagcttTTCATATGTACTATGCGCCCCATTTGGTCGTGTAAATTTGCTTAACTAGATCATACAGTCTGATGAAAAAGCACCATTCTATTACAGGGCTGGTTTACAGTTTCATACCTTGACCTCATTGGCTGACTGAATTTCATTCTCTTTCTCCATAGCATGAACTTTCTCTGTAAAAGATCACATGCAACAAGTATTCAGAAAAGAAGAATAAACATGGGGCAGAGGCAGATTTCCACCAAGACAATTTTCAGAGACTTGCATATAAAGCTATAAAGGGTATCTAGAAGTAAAATGCAAAACTTACCAAAATAAATCTGCGTAAAAAAAACTAGAAATGTAATGGAAAACTTTCAGACTGGGCCGTAGCGTGCATACCCTGTGCGCTGATTTTGACAAGTTCCTCATTGAGCGAGTCGACATTTTCCTCCAGCTGTCTCTTTTTCTGTTCCACATTCTGAAGGTACTCCGTTAGAGACTTAATTTTAGCCTCATACTGCAGAGACAGagaaaatgaaaacatttttcacaTTGCGTTGAGATAGCCAAGCCACAAAACCAGTAGGATTTTCCCAGTTGCATGGAAACTAAATCTAACAAGTGTCAAGGTTTTCACGCAGTCCTACTGGCCCTCACGTCAGTTACCTGAGAGATGCGGAGCTGGCACGCAGCCAGCTCCTTCTCGTTCTCGTCCATCTTCTTGTTGCTGTCGGCCTGAGCTGCCTCCAGCTGCTTGCTGCGCTTCACCAGGGTCTTGACCTCTGACTTCATCTTACTGATATAAAGCCTGGCTACAGTAAACTCCTCATCAATCATCCCGCTGCCCTCATGCTGCTGAGAGACACAGAGGGAGAAAGGGATAAGAAAAGGTGTCACATTAAAAAGCAGATACACAAAAGAGGAAGCGAACACAATGCAGAAGTCAAAAAGCAAGTGCTACcactgtgtgtgggtttttttttttggggggggaatacAAAGTCATGCAAAGGTCCATCTCAGTTCTCTCAACACCAGCATTCTGCACATGTCTTGAAGGACAGCCACTATGACTTACCTTGATGTCATTGCTACCCACGGCAATGCCGATCTCCGCCAGGTCCTTCAGCAGTGATGACATCATCTCCGTCACCCTCTTCTTCTGGTGGTTGGTCATTTCCTTTAGCTTCTGCAGCTCAGAATCTAATGAGGCTAAAACACTCTGGAAAAACAATAATGAACAGCAATAAGGAGAAACTCAAAACAAAATTACTGGCTGTGCAAACAGCTCcaataacacacaaaaaaaactgtTATAGATTGATTAATAAAATATTGTCCGTCATGCGCTGGAACTGTTCCATTTACTCTACGTTTTTTAAAAACCCTGCTTAGAACTCCAAGTACAACACCGTATCGTTTGCTTTCTTCTTCATAACAGCCCCCCCGCTTAACTGTGTACCGTGGTTGAACCTTCATACACCTGGAAATAAAACGAAATTAATGCCTGCACACCGATTTCTGGTTCAGCTCTTCACTGAGGGTCTCAAACTCCTTGGTCTTATCCTCCACCTCCTGGCTCTTCTGGTCGTAATTAACGGCAAGTTCCTCCAGCGCCTGCAGCACCTCCTTCACCTCCTCTTTAGAGGCTTCGTTCTCCATCTGCAGACGCATCAGCTCTGCCTGAAGGTTATCGTGGTCTCTCCGTGAAGAAGCCAGAAGCTACAGAGAACATACAGTTCATTAGCACAATGGTCTGTTAATTAACAGAGACAGACACCATCCTACAGATTGTCACAGCTTTTCTTAAAGCTAACAGAACAGTTTGAAATAACACATTATAAAACAAAAACCTGCACAGACTCACCTCTTCCTGGTCCAACATCTGCTGCTTGAGCTTCTCAGCCAGCTGAGACTGCTGATTTATCTCATCATCCTACAACAAGGACAGGAAGAACAGTAGAAACCAGGAAAAGAggggtggtaaaaaaaaaaataataattacacCGAGGCAATATGAGAGAAAAAACACAAATTGGGCAGAAGTTCAAAAAAACCGCTCCAAAGTATTTACCTTATCATCGAGCTGCTTGTAAAGTTTGGCCAGCTCAGCCTCACACTTCTCTCTTTCGGTGTCCGTCAGACGCACTCCAGGGATGTTGGGAGTGGAAGCTATCTTGTCGTTATTCACGGTGTTATCCAGAGCCAATACCTCAGCATTGGCTTTCTCTTTATCATACTGCTCATCAATCGGCACAGTCTCGCCTAAAAGCAACCACACAAACCTTAGAGCCACACCAAAGCTTTTTTTTATATTGCGTTCTGCCAAAAAGCTTCAACAtaactggggtgtgtgtgtagcgTCTGACCATTCCTCCAGCGGTTGAGCTCATTTTCCAACCAGGTTATCGTGTTGCGGAGTGTCTTGTTCTTTTCTTTCTCCTTCTCATATTTTTTCTTCCACTGTTCTGCCGTCAGTTCCACATTCACAGTCACTGTGTTCTTAATGGTCTTTGCCCTGAAGccagcaaacacacacaaacatactgcAAGTCACCTAAACTTTTTAAGAGCAAAAACTGTCTCAATAAAGCAGGGATGGTCAATTTTTATGCAGCATTTCAGAACCAGGCACTTGAAACACACTGTTGCAAAACAGATCAAAAATATGAAACGACTGCCTGCATTTTGGTTCCAGTTTTCTTAAAAAGAAGCTATTGTGACTTCTGGAGAGGATTTTCTGTTGTAGCCAAACACATGTTTATGCTAATTATTTACTTGAAGGCAGCACATTGAAGAGTTTTCACAGATATTCATTGATGTATTTTATTCATCATTTATTTCGAGTCTGCTTTGTCAAGTTTTCATTTGCAAAACTTACAATAAAAACAAGCTGTTTAAAGATGACCAGATGGAAGTACATGTTTACTCTGTTTCAAGTTCTAAACAGGTGGCTCTTCTGTTCAGGCCATGGTGCTGATCAAGGCATGGAAACCCGATCGAAGCCCGTTGGGACCCGTCGGAACCCCACGGGCTCGGTCGGACTCAAACAAATATTTAGAAATTATGCTCAGGCTTGGACATACTGTATGCTCACGATAAGACTTTGTGTAAAATTAATGTGTAAATTTAAAAGCAGTCAGTCACTCTAAACCAGTTTCGCTTCATACGCGTCATAGCTGTGCGCGGGATTTGATGTAGCGACAAAGCGTGGTCAGTGCAGTTGAGTGTGCAATGGAAGCAGCAGTGAGTGCAACTTCAGGGCTGCTGGCAGGACAATTGAGCAGAGGAGGACAGCCTTGAAGCCATCCACCGTTGATGCAATCCTTTTTCTCCACAAGCATATGGATTAGCATAATCTTTGGATGGACTCATGTAAATAATTCCCTGTTTGAATGGTGAGTGTTTTTGTTAATCCCCCTAAACCATTTATGTTTGGCCAATAGGCGATTGTTACCGTGCTGGGAGCAGAAGTTAATTTAATTTACAGACCTAGGCCCATATAATATCCTGGTTAGGTTTGTAGGCTATGTGATGGCTTTACGGCAACATTGTGGCTATGTTATTTTGGTGCACACACGAGTGTGTGTTTATGACGTGTGCAGACAGCGGGATTTTCATTTCAATTATTTGTTGAATTTCATTAAATGGCCTAGTGTTTATTAGGTCAACAGAACCCTTTGTCTGAATGTTGTGGATTTGTTCTGCTGTTCCGTTATTTTTGGTTTGCTTAGGTTAAGTGAGTAGGCTACATGAGCCTGGCAGACTTACTCCAAGCGTGCGCTTAAAGCGCTCACCGGTGTTGATGACTCAAAATGCCCTTTTCAGTTTGTTGATAAAACCACACAAACTTTCCACACAAAATACATGGGTCTTTAGTAGGCTAATGAAAATAGTGTGATTTAAATGGCTTCGGGCTTCGGTCGGGCTCGGGCACAAATATCTCAATTCCTTTCGGACTCGGGTCGGTTTCGAGCATCGCTCTGTCGGATGCGGGCCGGTCTCGGACAGAAAAAAATCGGCCCGATCCACACTCTAGTGCTGATCAAAAAAGTGTCACTACccgcccctaaaaaaaaaaaaaaaaaaaaaaaaaaaagactacgcCACACAACCAATTCAAACCTGGTGTCTGATTGGTAGCCATGAACTAATGGTTGCACATTAAAGTGTAGTTGTCAGCATCCTCACCTTTGTAAGCAAGGAATTTTATATGGACCTTTCCAAAAGGTAATTGTATACAGGGTACGCACATGATATCTCCGTGGGCAGAAGTCACTGCGGTTACACCCACCGAGTCAAAAGAGACTGAGTGGCTCAGCTCAAATGCCTCAAAAACTCAAAGTAAAaatggaggggaaaaaataataaaaattgtgcGATTGACGTTACAAACAGATTCAGAAAGAAATTGGAGCTATCTAATTgccaaaagctaaagaaaagagaagtaaATGGCTCACTGCAACTCGCAGACAACTTGAATCCAGGCACCAAAACTTGGATCTATGGCTGCCATTTTGTACCAGGTACCCT
Above is a genomic segment from Neoarius graeffei isolate fNeoGra1 chromosome 14, fNeoGra1.pri, whole genome shotgun sequence containing:
- the LOC132897637 gene encoding kinesin-1 heavy chain-like, which produces MAEEGKRRQEELDHVLAAKLKEQFVTSFIEVNIILREDETVIRSQFVKALAKTIKNTVTVNVELTAEQWKKKYEKEKEKNKTLRNTITWLENELNRWRNGETVPIDEQYDKEKANAEVLALDNTVNNDKIASTPNIPGVRLTDTEREKCEAELAKLYKQLDDKDDEINQQSQLAEKLKQQMLDQEELLASSRRDHDNLQAELMRLQMENEASKEEVKEVLQALEELAVNYDQKSQEVEDKTKEFETLSEELNQKSSVLASLDSELQKLKEMTNHQKKRVTEMMSSLLKDLAEIGIAVGSNDIKQHEGSGMIDEEFTVARLYISKMKSEVKTLVKRSKQLEAAQADSNKKMDENEKELAACQLRISQYEAKIKSLTEYLQNVEQKKRQLEENVDSLNEELVKISAQEKVHAMEKENEIQSANEVKAAVEQQIQNHREAHQKQLSSLRDELEIKEKLITELQDMNQKIMLEQERLRVEHEKLKSMDQEKSRKLHELTVMQDRREQARQDLKGLEETVAKELQTLHNLRKLFVQDLATRVKKSAEMDSDDTGGSAAQKQKISFLENNLEQLTKVHKQLVRDNADLRCELPKLEKRLRATAERVKALESALKEAKENAARDRKRYQQEVDRIKEAVRAKNMARRGHSAQIAKPIRPGQPPVASPTHPNINRSGVGLFNNQPAVIRGGGGAKQ